The Dethiosulfovibrio peptidovorans DSM 11002 nucleotide sequence CTGTTATTCCTTCGTTCTTCGTGTTTGCCGAAGTTCAACCGCTTTTCCAGAAGTTTTTCGTGCAGAGGAGCGTCGAAGGTGGCCTCCATGGACACCCATTCATCCGAAAGTCGAACCTCCGGATAGGTGTGCAGGAAGCTATCGGGCCACAGTTTATAGGCTCCCGGATGAAGAAGATCCTCCAAGGCCTCCTTCCGAACCTCCATGAAGTGCAGTCTGGATGGGATACCCGCGGCTTTCGCCATATCCTTCAGGAGAACCGCCTTGTTCATGCAGGAACCACGACCCATCGTAAGGACCTCATCGGAGGACACCAGCATTCCGGACATCATGTCGAAGACTATCTCGTCTCTCACGAAAAGATATATTTTTTCCATCTTCTCGATGTCCGTAGAGCAATCCTTCACCAAATTCTCCGTTATAGTAGTTACCTTGTTCAAGATAAAAACCCCTTTCTTTAGCTGCTATATTTGATCGTTTCGAACCGCCTTCGTGCCGACAAGAACTCTGATCAGCCCGAGGAGTCGGGCGAAAACGCTTTTTTCCGGATAGAGGACCCTGTACATGGCGGGAATCACGAAGAGGGTCAGTGCGGTCGAGGCACACAGACCGGATATCATGGCCCAGGCCATGGGAGGCCAGAGGTTGGACGAGGAGAAGGCCAGAGGGAACAGCCCGGCCGCGGTGGTTCCGCTGGTCAGCAGTATGGGACGGATCCGTTCCTCCACCGCCTTCGTGAGAGCTTCATGAACCGAAAGACCTTTTTTACGCCGAAGCTCCACCACGTCCAACAGCACTATGGCGTTGTTCACCACTATTCCGGCCAGGGCTATCACCCCAAGCAGGGACATCAGGCCGAAGGGTTCCCCGGACAACAGAAGCCCCGGTATGACCCCCAAAGACGCCAGCGGGATAGTTGCCAGGACCATGCCGACCTTGCGGAACGAGCGGAACCCCGCCAGAAGTATGCCTACGAGGACTATCAGTCCGAAAGGAGCGGCCAGGCTGAAGGAGCCCTGAGCCTCTCCGGAGGCCTCCGCCTCACCTCCTATCTCGAAACGGACTCCTTCGGGGAGATCCGTCTCAGAAAGAATCGGCAGCAGCCGAGTCATTACGTCGCTGTAGACGTAACCGTCTTCCAGATTGGACTGAACCGCCACGTATCGTTCCCTGTTCCTTCGGGATATAGCCGAGGGATGCCAGGCGATTTCAGTGGGAGCCACGGTCTGAAGAGGAACACCGGTGGAAGAATCCATCAAGACCGAGGAGACACGATCGGCACCGAAAAACACCCCCTTCTCGGAGCGTAGGACTATAGGCACCGGCTCCTCTTCCTGGCGATATTCACCGGCGGGCAGTCCCAGCGTCCGCCCCGAAAGAACCTGAGCCACCTGATCCCTGTACAGGCCGTAGCGAAACGCCGCCCCGGAGGAAACGTCGAACTCCAAAGACGGGTTTCCGTTTCCCAACGTATGCCTCAAGTCCACCATTCCAGGGATCCGTTTCATCGCCTCCATGACCCTCTCCGCTCCGAATCTCAGGTCTTTAAGGGAGTTTCCGTACAGCCGGATCTCCACCGGAGCGTCCACAGGGGTTCCCAAAACCAGTTCCTGGACCACCGAGTTCACCTGAGGAATTTCCTCTCCCAGGTAGGAGCGTATCTCACCTACGACCGAGTGGTTTTGCGACTGAGACGTCGTGAAAAGTATCATCTGGGCCCTGTGTGGATTTCTGGGGGCCGGTACGATGTTGGCGTAGAATCTGGGAGCCCCTCTGCCTATGAAAGAGGCCACCCGTGAGACCGACGGGACCTCGTTTTTCAGATGTCGTTCCACCTTCCCCACTATGCCGTCTATGGCGTGGATGTCCGCACCTTCCGGAAGAAACAGGTCTACCATGACCACGTTGCGGTCGGCGCCGGGGAAGAAATTCTTGCGGACGTGCTTGCCGTAACCTCCGACTACCAGCAAAAGGGAGAGACTCATCAACAGGATCAGTACGGCGTGCTTGGAGGAGAAAGCCCCTATGGCCCTGCCGAGATTGAACCGTCCACCGTAGTCGGCCGTGTTTCCTCGGCTTTTTCTGAAGGCCAGTGCCGCCAGAGTAGGGGTGACGATCATCGCCGCCAGCAGACTCAGGAAAAGGGTCAGGGTAACGACCTGAGGAATGGCTCGAAGAAACTCGGCGGCCTGACCGTGAGCCATCCAGAGAGGAAGAAATGCCGCGACGGTCGTTCCAGTAGCGGCGAGAAGCGGCGATCCCAGCTCTCTTACAGAATCCACCGCCGCGTCCATTCCGCCGCTGCCGTTTTTCATCCTCACCTCAACGCTCTCGGCCATAACTATGGCGTTATCCACCAACATGCCAAGGGCTATCACGAAGGCGGCTATGGAGATCTGGTTCAGCACCCCTCCGCAGAGTGCGTAGAAACCCAGAGAGGAGAGGACTATCAGTGGAATCACCGAGCTGACCACCATTCCCATTCGAAACCCGACGGAGAAGCACAGTATCCCTCCGACCAGGACCATGCTCATCAAAAGGGAGTTGGACAGACCCTTGAGCCTCAGATCGACGTAGTGAGGCTGAAAGGACACCTCCTCTATCTCCAGGGGAGAAAGTTTTTCCCTCATCCTCTCCAGGATTTTTCTTACGTCCTTGCCGAACTCGATGGAGTTGACCGGCGTAACCGGAACTATACCCAGACCTACCGCCGGATTACCCATATATCTCATACGATCCCGAGCGGGCTCGGAGGGACCGTGTATGACCTTGGCTATGGTTTTCAGAGGAACGGTTTCTCCCGACGGAAGTCTGACCGGGGTGTCCTCTATCTCGACGATGCTCTTGAACTCCGTATGGGCCTGAAGTGCGGCGCTCTTTTCTCCCATTACCAGGCTTCCTCCCGGCATGGTCCTGTTCTGCATGGACAGAGCCTGACGAAGATTCCGAGGGCTCAGCCCCATACGTTCGGCTGTGGAGTCGTCGTAGGCCACGGTTATCTGTTCACCCGGATCGGCGATCCTCAGCACCCGAGACACCGACGGAAGCCTCAGAAGCTCCTTTTCCAGGGCTATGGCGCCGTTTCGAAGCTCGAGTAGATCGGACGTTCCGCCTATAGCCACCACGATGGACTCGTAATCCATCATGCGGTCGTCCAGAACCAGACCGGTAACCTCCGACGGAAGATCGGGCCTGGCCTTTTCCATAGCCCGACGGACCTCGTCCCAGGCGGCGATGCTGTCCATCACTTCGTCGTGAAGGTGAATGAGAAAAAGAGCGCTGCCCCGACGGGCGGTCACCTTGACCCTCTTTACCTCCTTCACCTGAGAAAGCCGACGTTCCAGCGGGATCACCACCAGTCGTTCCACCGACTCGGCATCGGCCCCGGGAAAGACCGCCTGGATCATGCCGGCCCTGTAGGAGAGAGGAGGATCCTCTTCTCTCGGCATGGAGACCCAGGCCAAAACCCCCAACAAGGCGGCCCCCAGAAACAGGCTGTAGACGACCTTGCGCTGCCGTAGAATCCTTACGATCCATTCCATAGCCGAACCGCCACGATATCGCCGTCGGAGAGAAAGGCGTGTCCGCCTATTATCACGAGCTCTCCTTCTTTCATGTCGCCCTCTACCGTCACCGAATCACCTATCGCCTCCTCGGGCCGAACCGGAACCCTTACGGCGACTCCGTCTCTGACCACGAAGACCGAGTTGCTCTCGCCGTCTCCGTTGCATACGGCCGCCACAGGAACGAGGAAACGCCCTTTAACCGGTAGCTCGAAGATCGCCTCGGCTGTCATGCCCGAACGAAGCCATTCCACCTGAGAGAGCCCTATCTTCACCGGAAAGAGGACCCCTTTCTGGTCGTCTCCCAAAGCATCTCCCACTGAAAGGACCTTTCCGGAGATCTCCTTCTCGCCGAGCATCGGGAAATTGATCTTTAGGGTTACCCCCTTTTTCACCGAGCCCAACATGGTCTCTGGAACGGATATCTGTAACTCGACGTCTCTATTTGCCAGCTCGACTACCGGGGTTCCCGGAGTCAGATATTCTCCCGGCTCGGAACAGACCCTTGTCACCACTCCGTCGAAGGGGGCTCGGATATGGGTCTCCTTCAGCTTTCTCTCCGCCTCCTTCAACTGGCTTTTCAGGACCTCGCAGTTGGCCCGGAGCCTGCTAACCGAGGTGCTCTGTCTCTCCATATTCTGGGTGGAGACGACTTTTTCCCGATATAGCCCACTGGTCCTCTCGAGATCGGCCTCTCCCTGATTCAAAGCGGCCATCCCCTCGGAAAGAGCCGCCTTTTTCATCGCCACTAGATGGGAATACTCGCTCGAGTCGATCCTGGCGATCTCCTCTTTGGAACGAACGGCGTCTCCCACCTCGACCGATCGGCTATCGAGCCTTCCGGACACGAGAGGAGCTATGACCGCCTGCTTCAGAGAGCGGGTGACCCCGAAAAAACGCACCTCCCTGAACGGCGGAGCCGCCTCGATCGATATAGCCATGACAGAAACGGCCTTCGTGCCTTCCTTTCCCTCCGCCGAGAGGGTCTCCAGGGCATTTCCGTTCTTATACAGGACGAAGAGACCCCCTATCCACAGGCAGAAACCGCATGCGACACCGAACTTTCTCAGCAGGGAGCCGACGACGGACCGCCTTTTTTCATCAGAAGAAATCCTCCTGAAAAACATGTTCATCACCTCCGATGGTGCGTATCAAAAGCTCTCTAAGGGCCTCGGAGGCCCTTTTACGGGCCTCTTCACCCTCCCATTGGTCGACGCTGTGCTCAAGCTCCGCCACCAAAAGGACCAGATAGGTGGCGGTCTCTCTGGGCCGGGATATATTCATCTGGCCCGCCTCAACTCCCTCCTCTACCAGCGAGGTAATCAGAGGAAGAAAAAGCTCTATCGCGTCATCCTTCAACTTGTCGTGTATCTTTCGATGGATCACGTCGTGCAGGTCCATCCGAAACTCTTGGCCTTCGTGAATGGTCAGAAGGTATTTGACTATCCTAAACAGACGTTCCTGAGGAGAAAGCTCCTTCATCGCAGCTATTTCCCTTGATCCGGACAGCATCTCCTCCTGTACATCCTCCCCTAGATAGCGAAGGATATCCTCTTTCGACGAGAAATAAAGGTAGAAGGTTCCATGGGATACCCCGGCCCTATCGGTCATGTCGTCTATGGTGGTGCCGTCGAAACCCTTTTCCCCGAAGAGCTCCCAGGCTGCCTTGACGATCTCCCTCCTGCGTCTAGTCTTTTTGTCCTCTTTCTTCCCCTGCATGATGTCTCACTCCCAAAAAGTATTATTCATCAAACTCTCGAGCCGAATTATGACTGACTGTCAGTCATATGTCAAACACAAAAAAAGAGATCCACCGAATTTAATTCGGCAAACCTCTATTTTTGCCTCGCTATATGATACATTTGGAAACTCTCGTCCGAGCGTTTTAAAGGTGTCCTATAGCCACTTTTTCCTCCTGAAGTAGGCCACCATCCCGGCTCCGACGGCTATCATAACGATCCAGACCACCGGATAGGAAAAACGCCAGTCCAGCTCTGGCATGTACTTGAAGTTCATGCCGTAGACCCCGGCTATGAAGGTAAGGGGAATGAATATGGTGGCTATCACCGTCAGTACCTTCATTACCTCGTTCATCCTGTTACTGACGCTGGATAGATATGTATCGTGCATTCCGGTCAGAAGCTCCCGGGAGGACTCGACCATGTCTATAACCTGGATCGTGTGGTCGTAGAGATCCCGAAGAAACGCGTCGAGGTCGTTTCCAAAAAACGATGCATCCGATTTCTGGAGTTTTCCCACCGCCTCCCTGAGAGGCCAGACCGCCTTTCTGAGGGTCATGACGTCTCTCTTGAGTTCGTGTATCCTCTGGAGATCGTCGGACCTGGGGTCGCTAAGCAGCCTGTCGTCCATGTCCTCTATGACATCTCCGATACGCTCCACCGAAAGGAAGTAATGGTCCACCACCGCGTCCATAAGGGCGTAGGCCAGGTAGTCCGATCCGTTGCCCCTCAACCTCCCCCTGGAGGCCCTCAGCCTCTCCCGAACCGGCTCGAACACGTCTCCCTCTTTTTCCTGAAAGGAGAGTACATATCCCTCTCCTAGGATCAGGCTGACGTGCTCGACGTCCACCGAGTTGGTCTCGTCGTTGTAGTTCATCATCTTCATAACCAGAAAAAGGTAGTCGGGAAAAACCTCTGCCTTGGGCCT carries:
- a CDS encoding transglutaminase-like domain-containing protein, which translates into the protein MNKVTTITENLVKDCSTDIEKMEKIYLFVRDEIVFDMMSGMLVSSDEVLTMGRGSCMNKAVLLKDMAKAAGIPSRLHFMEVRKEALEDLLHPGAYKLWPDSFLHTYPEVRLSDEWVSMEATFDAPLHEKLLEKRLNFGKHEERRNNSIEFSSKGVVGAQQGTAVEGAEPIFADDLLPLKRHLEEVPDWLAEMVPYLCDISSKWVREKVRS
- a CDS encoding efflux RND transporter permease subunit, with protein sequence MEWIVRILRQRKVVYSLFLGAALLGVLAWVSMPREEDPPLSYRAGMIQAVFPGADAESVERLVVIPLERRLSQVKEVKRVKVTARRGSALFLIHLHDEVMDSIAAWDEVRRAMEKARPDLPSEVTGLVLDDRMMDYESIVVAIGGTSDLLELRNGAIALEKELLRLPSVSRVLRIADPGEQITVAYDDSTAERMGLSPRNLRQALSMQNRTMPGGSLVMGEKSAALQAHTEFKSIVEIEDTPVRLPSGETVPLKTIAKVIHGPSEPARDRMRYMGNPAVGLGIVPVTPVNSIEFGKDVRKILERMREKLSPLEIEEVSFQPHYVDLRLKGLSNSLLMSMVLVGGILCFSVGFRMGMVVSSVIPLIVLSSLGFYALCGGVLNQISIAAFVIALGMLVDNAIVMAESVEVRMKNGSGGMDAAVDSVRELGSPLLAATGTTVAAFLPLWMAHGQAAEFLRAIPQVVTLTLFLSLLAAMIVTPTLAALAFRKSRGNTADYGGRFNLGRAIGAFSSKHAVLILLMSLSLLLVVGGYGKHVRKNFFPGADRNVVMVDLFLPEGADIHAIDGIVGKVERHLKNEVPSVSRVASFIGRGAPRFYANIVPAPRNPHRAQMILFTTSQSQNHSVVGEIRSYLGEEIPQVNSVVQELVLGTPVDAPVEIRLYGNSLKDLRFGAERVMEAMKRIPGMVDLRHTLGNGNPSLEFDVSSGAAFRYGLYRDQVAQVLSGRTLGLPAGEYRQEEEPVPIVLRSEKGVFFGADRVSSVLMDSSTGVPLQTVAPTEIAWHPSAISRRNRERYVAVQSNLEDGYVYSDVMTRLLPILSETDLPEGVRFEIGGEAEASGEAQGSFSLAAPFGLIVLVGILLAGFRSFRKVGMVLATIPLASLGVIPGLLLSGEPFGLMSLLGVIALAGIVVNNAIVLLDVVELRRKKGLSVHEALTKAVEERIRPILLTSGTTAAGLFPLAFSSSNLWPPMAWAMISGLCASTALTLFVIPAMYRVLYPEKSVFARLLGLIRVLVGTKAVRNDQI
- a CDS encoding efflux RND transporter periplasmic adaptor subunit, translating into MFFRRISSDEKRRSVVGSLLRKFGVACGFCLWIGGLFVLYKNGNALETLSAEGKEGTKAVSVMAISIEAAPPFREVRFFGVTRSLKQAVIAPLVSGRLDSRSVEVGDAVRSKEEIARIDSSEYSHLVAMKKAALSEGMAALNQGEADLERTSGLYREKVVSTQNMERQSTSVSRLRANCEVLKSQLKEAERKLKETHIRAPFDGVVTRVCSEPGEYLTPGTPVVELANRDVELQISVPETMLGSVKKGVTLKINFPMLGEKEISGKVLSVGDALGDDQKGVLFPVKIGLSQVEWLRSGMTAEAIFELPVKGRFLVPVAAVCNGDGESNSVFVVRDGVAVRVPVRPEEAIGDSVTVEGDMKEGELVIIGGHAFLSDGDIVAVRLWNGS
- a CDS encoding TetR/AcrR family transcriptional regulator, which codes for MQGKKEDKKTRRRREIVKAAWELFGEKGFDGTTIDDMTDRAGVSHGTFYLYFSSKEDILRYLGEDVQEEMLSGSREIAAMKELSPQERLFRIVKYLLTIHEGQEFRMDLHDVIHRKIHDKLKDDAIELFLPLITSLVEEGVEAGQMNISRPRETATYLVLLVAELEHSVDQWEGEEARKRASEALRELLIRTIGGDEHVFQEDFF
- the corA gene encoding magnesium/cobalt transporter CorA → MNKRKRKKWSARQSSKRGTVPGTPVFIGESRSEAVRIGSISYDRGDLVEKGALSLDDVHRPYRSEGVTWINVDGIHDLKVMDALGKRFGLHPLTIEDLMNTSQRPKAEVFPDYLFLVMKMMNYNDETNSVDVEHVSLILGEGYVLSFQEKEGDVFEPVRERLRASRGRLRGNGSDYLAYALMDAVVDHYFLSVERIGDVIEDMDDRLLSDPRSDDLQRIHELKRDVMTLRKAVWPLREAVGKLQKSDASFFGNDLDAFLRDLYDHTIQVIDMVESSRELLTGMHDTYLSSVSNRMNEVMKVLTVIATIFIPLTFIAGVYGMNFKYMPELDWRFSYPVVWIVMIAVGAGMVAYFRRKKWL